The sequence AACAAAGAAAGGCAGCCAGCAAAAGATGAAAACACCCACCACAATGCCTAAAGTTTTAGCTGCTTTCCGCTCTGACCGTTGAGACACCACGCCTCTACCTCCCTCATTGGAATTCTTTTGGCTGTCTTCAATCTTCCTTAGATGTTCTTTTGCCACCAAAAATATTTTGGTATACAAACCCACCATTACAGAGCACGGAAAGAAAAAGGCTATCAATGTGTCTAGGGCGCCCCACAAAGCATTAAGGAAAAGATTACAACTTCCCAGGCAGTATATGGATGCAATGAATTCATCCAGTCCTCTAACATTTGCTTTGGAATATAGTAGGCCATAGGAGTACAATGCAGCAACGGCCCAACTGGCAAAAACCATGAGCCATGCAATTGGTATAGTAATCTTGGTGGAATAGCGAAGTGGACTGCACACAGCCTCATATCGATCTATGGCTAATAATACCAGGTGGAAAATTGAAACAGATGTGAGGAACATATCAAAACTAGAATGCAGCAAACAAAAAGCATCTCCAAAGTACCAGCAGCCCTCCACAGCCCTCATTGTACTAAAAGGCATCACAGTTACTCCAAGCAGCAGGTCTGCAACTGCCAAAGACATTATAAGCGTGTTAGTTGGCGTGTGGAGCTGTTTTATGTGAGCAATGGAGATAATGACCACACCGTTCCCTAGAATAGTGACCAGCATACCTGAAACAAAAAAAAAGTATAAAGCAATTTGAACCCCTTCACTGAAAATTTCTCTGGTGCAGGAGGCATTTGATTCTGGATAACAGAAAAACTTTGGATCCAGATGTTGATGAGATGAGATATCCATTGCCAAAAACAAAAAGACATTCAAGTTAGAGCTGATCACTTGCTACTGTAGTCACAGGTGCAGGTGTGTGAGTGGTGCTGAATTCAGCACAGTCTTCTTAGAAGAATGACAGAGTTTATATACTGTATTGGACATATTTTGGGCACACCCCTTTCCCTGCTACCAGCCAGTTATAATAGGTTACATGATTTACATCTGTTTATATTATATGTGTATATTCAAGTAATGTACAGCATGACAGTATGATAGTGTTCTAAGATAATGATGTCATGAGCTCTaagcgggggcgtatgcctcatgactaacgagacatggtgtgatgaaggaaacatacaggaactcaaatccttctgttcacctgatttagaattcctcacaatcacatgtagaccgcattatcttccaagagaattctcatcgattataatcacagccgtatatatccccccccccaagcagacacatcgatggctctgaacgaactttatttaactctttgaaaactggaaaccatttatccggaggctacattcattgtagctggggattttaacaaagctaatctgaaaacaagactccctaaattttatcagcatatcgattgcgcaaccaggggtggtaaaaccttggatcattgttactctaacttccgcgacgcatataaggccctgccccgcccccctttcagaaaagctgaccacgactccattttgctgatccctgcctacaggcagaaactaaaacaagaggctcccacgctgaggtctgtccaacgctggtcagaccaagctgactccacactccaagactgcttccatcacgtggactgggacatgtttcgtattgcgtcagataaaaatattgacgaatacgctgattcggtgtgcgagttcattagaacgtgcgtcgaagatgtcgttcccatagcaacgataaaaacattccctaaccagaaaccgtggattgatggcagcattcgcgtgaaactgaaagcgcgaaccactgcttttaatcagggcaaggtgtctggtaacatgtccgaatataaacaatgcaggtattccctccgcaaggctattaaacaagctaagcgtcagtacagagacaaagtggaatctcaattcaatggctcagacacaagaggcatgtggcagggtctacagtcaatcacggactacaagaagaaacccagcccagtcacggaccagtatgtcttgctcccaggcagactaaataacttttttgcccgctttgaggacaatacagtgccactgacactgcagccgaggtgaataagacatttaaacgtgttaaccctcgcaaggctgcaggcccagacggcattcccagccgcgccctcagagcatgcgcagaccagctggccggtgtgtttacggacatattcaatcaatccctataccagtctgctgttcccacatgcttcaagagggccaccattgttcctgttcccaagaaagctaaggtaactgagctaaacgactaccgccccgtagcactcacttccgtcatcatgaagtgctttgagagactagtcaaggaccatatcacctccaccctacctgacaccctagacccactacaatttgcttaccgcccaaataggtccacagacgatgcaatctcaaccacactgcacactgccctaacccacctggacaagaggaatacctatgtgagaatgctgttcatcgactacagctcggcattcaacaccatagtaccctccaagctcgtcatcaagctcgagaccctgggtctcgaccccgccctgtgcaactgggtactggacttcctgacgggccgcccccaggtggtgagggtaggcaacaacatctcctccccgctgatcctcaacacgggggccccacaagggtgcgttctgagccctctcctgtactccctgttcacccacgactgcgtggccacgcacgcctccaactcaatcatcaagtttgcggacgacacaacagtggtaggcttgattaccaacaacgacgagacggcatacagggaggaggtgagggccctcggagtgtggtgtcaggaaaataacctcacactcaacgtcaacaaaactaaggagatgattgtggacttcaggaaacagcagagggaacaccccctatccacatcgatggaacagtagtggagagggtagcaagagttttaagttcctcggcatgcacatcacagacaaactgaattggtccactcacactgacagcgtcgtgaagaaggcacagcagcgcctcttcaacctcaggaggctgaagaaatttggcttgtcaccaaaagcactcacaaacttctacagatgcacaatcgagagcatcctggcgggctgtatcaccgcctggtacggcaactgctccgccctcaaccgtaaggctctccagagggtagtgaggtctgcacaacgcatcaccgggggcaaactacctgccctccaggacacctacaccacccgatgttacaggaaggccataaagatcatcaaggacatcaaccacccgaaccactgcctgttcaccccgctatcatccagaaggcgaggtcagtacaggtgcatcaaagctgggaccgagagactgaaaaacagcttctatctcaaggccatcagactgttaaacagccaccactaacattgagtggctgctgccaacacactgtcattgacactgacccaactccagccactttaataatgggaattgaagggaaatgatgtaaatatatcactagccactttaaacaatgctaccttatataatgttacttaccctacattattcatctcatatgcatatgtatatactgtactctacatcaccgactgcatccttatgtaatacatgtatcactagccactttaactatgccactttgtttactttgtctacatactcatctcatatgtatatactgctgctctgtaccatcactcattcatatatccttatgtacatattctttatccccttacactgtgtataagacagtagttttggaattgttagttagattacttgttggttatcactgcattgtcggaactagaagcacaagcatttcgctacactcgcattaacatctgctaaccatgtgtatgtgacaaataaaatttgatttgatttgatttaagttcATTTGGGCCACACTACACAGACTTACTGTTCCAGCAATTGGCACAAGGGGGAGACAAAGAACACTATTCAACAAGGTGACAAGCACAGGCATGACAAACACATTTGTTTCAAGCAAGTAGCTTTATTTGAAACAGCTTAAAAGTAGCTTCTGTTACATTTTCACTCAAGCTTTATAACTTTGAGTTGCATAACTGTCACATGTTACATCCCATCATAATTCATATATTTATTTGAACACACATCATACAATGTCAACTGAAACTTTACTCAGAATACAATCTAAATCTACAAGAACCTCTGTGAAAGATGTGACCACTGATGATGATTCTCAAAGCCCTCCtgaaccaaggcccttctcccccaattgctcagctctaggaagagtcttgatggttccaaactttcTCCCTTTAagcatgatggaggccactgtgttcttggggaccttaaatgctaCAGTAATGTTTTGGAACCCTTCCCCAGGTTTGTGCATCGACACaaacctgtctcagagctctacgtaTGTatttatgtacagtggggcaaaaagtagttattcagccaccaattgtgcaagttctcccacttaaaatgatgagagaggcctgtaattttcatcataggtacactacaactatgacagacaaaatgagaagaaaaaaatccagaaactcacattgtaggatttttaatgaatttatttgatataccctttgttggcaatgacagaggtcaaacgttttctgtaagttttcacaaggttttcacacactgttgctggtattttgtcccaatcctccatgcagatctcatctagagcagtgatgttttggggctgttgctgggcaacacggactttcaactccctccaaagattttctatggggttgagatctggagactggctaggccactccaggaccttgaaatgcttcttacgaagccactccttcgttgcccgggcggtgtgtttgggatcattgtcatgctgaaagacccagccacatttcatcttcaatgcccttgctgatggaaggtggttttcactcaaaatctcacgatacatggccccattcattctttcctttacacggatcagtcgtcctgctccctttgcagaaaaacagccccaaagcatgatgtttccacccccatgcttcacagtaggtctGATGTTCTttagatgcaactcagcattctttgtcctccaaacatgacgagttgcatttttaccaaaaagtaatattttggtttcatctgaccatatgacattctcccaatcttcttctggatcatccaaatgctctctagcaaacttcagacgggcctggacatgtactggcttaagcagggggacacgtctggcaatgcaggatttgagtccctggtggcgtagtgtgttactgatgttaggctttgttactttggtcccagctctctgcaggtcattcactaggacccccctgtgtggttctgggatttttgctcaccgttcttgtgatcattttgaccccacggggtgagatcttgcgtggagccccagatcgagggagattatcagtggtcttgtatgtcttccatttcctaataattgctcccacagttgatttcttcaaaccaagctgcttacctattgcagattcagtcttcccagcctggtgcaggtctacatttttttctggtctcctttgacagctctttgttcttggccatagtggagtttggagtgtgactattTGTGGTTGTGGACAGGTCTATTATCTtacactgataacaagttcaaacaggtgccattaatacaggtaacgagtggaggacagaggagcctcttaaagaagaagttacaggtctgtgagagccagagatcgtgcttgtttgtaggtgaccaaatacttattttccaccataatttgcaaataaattcctaaaaaatcatacaatgtgattttctggatttttttctctcgttttgtctgtcatagttgaagtgtacctatgatgaaaattacaggcctcttgcacaattggtggctgactaaatacatttttgccccactgtatgtatgtatgtatgtatgtatgtatgtatgtatgtatgtatgtatgtatgtatgtatgtatgtatgtatgtatgtatgtatgtatgtatgtatgtatgtatgtatgtatgtatgtatgtatgtatgtatgtatgtatgtatgtatgtatgtatgtatgtatgtatgtatgtatgtatgtatgtgtgtgtgtgtgtgtgtgtgtgtgtgtgtgtgtgtgtgtgtgtgtgtgtgtgtgtgtgtgtgtgtgtgtgtgtgtgtgtgtatgtatgtatgtatgtatgtatgtatgtatgtatgtatgtatgtatgtatgtatgtatgtatgtatgtactagATATGGGAGTGTAGAGGCTACAGTAACTCATGAGTGAATATTACTGGATTTGCTGTGGATAGGTCAACTGCAGTCTCCCCCAtgttcaaataaaatgttattaaaTTGCTTTTCAATCCTATAACCCTGTGGCTGATGGTTTAAAAAAGGACTAACATCAAGGAAAATATTTGTCACACTTATTTTTCTGTACCGGTTATGGACATATTTATTTTAACAATTGTAATATTGAACAACAGGTTTGAAATACATTTCCAGAAATTTCCAGAAATGATCGTTCTCAACCCCTTCCTGAACCACCTGTAAAATAATGCATACACCATGGGATTCATAGTTCAATTCAAATATCCAATCCATATACATGTTACAGACAAAACTGGTGGGGTAAAGTAACTAATAAAGGGATCAAAGCAGTTGGAGACTGTTGGAGATAAAAGGGTGTCCAGAATGATAGAAATACCCTCATAATGATACCAAGTGTTTTGGTGGCCTTTCTCTGTGATTTGCCTACAGAGTTCTGATTGGTTGTACCATGAATTGAATGTGCCTTTCTCTGTGCTTCAAGGACATGTTTTAGGTAGATGCTAATCATCCCTACTCCTGGGATGTAGAATGAGATCACTGAAGACACAGTACTCAATACTTGTGAAACAAAAGAACCTCACAGGCAACATATTTATAGGAAAATCTCCAATTCCCCAAATATTGCACTCTGCTTCCTGATCTGCGTGTCATGCTTTTCAGTCACATGATCCACTCTATGCTCTGCTTTACAAAAAGATGACATTTCAAACAGGCTCAAACCCGTGTACCTGCTGTTTAGTTCAACACCAGCCATTATATTCAAAGATGATTGAGTTAAAAGAAAATCCAAAGATACATTTTGTGTTCTTTATGAAAATGTATTGTAAGGTAGACTATGCAATATTGAAAAtacaataaaatgtaaataatagaGATAGAAAGGATTTATAAGTTAAACACAGTTTCACAAAAAGACCTGGCAAGTATTGACAGCAGTAGAATGTGCAGAAGAGGTTTTGTCAAATGCTTCTCTTCATTTGCCTCCTTGAACACATTATCCAATGTGGCCACGTCATTGTTAAGGTTTTAAAAGTTAAGTGCATACTGTTCACACACAGTTTTGCAATATATTAATGTAGCTTTACAATAGATCATGTAGTAGCAAATACATTTATATAAGAAGAATGTCTATTGAATATTTTCAATGTGACAATGAGATTAAGACATTTTCGAAACCATGGATAAAACAGTGCATAGATGATTGGATTTGCAGTAGAATTAAAGTAACCCAGCCAGATAAACACTTCAAAGAGAATAGGTGGTGTGCTAAAGTTTGTGTATGGATCAACTATGGAATTAACAAAGAAAGGCAGCCAGCAAAAGATGAAAACACCCACCACAATGCCTAAAGTTTTAGCTGCTTTCCGCTCTGACCGTTGAGACACCACGCCTCTACCTCCCTCATTGGAATTCTTTTGGCTGTCTTCAATCTTCCTTAGATGTTCTTTTGCCACCAAAAATATTTTGGTATACAAACCCACCATTACAGAGCACGGAAAGAAAAAGGCTATCAATGTGTCTAGGGCGCCCCACAAAGCATTAAGGAAAAGATTACAACTTCCCAGGCAGTATATGGATGCAATGAATTCATCCAGTCCTCTAACATTTGCTTTGGAATATAGTAGGCCATAGGAGTACAATGCAGCAACGGCCCAACTGGCAAAAACCATGAGCCATGCAATTGGTATAGTAATCTTGGTGGAATAGCGAAGTGGACTGCACACAGCCTCATATCGATCTATGGCTATGAATACCAGGTGGAAAATTGAAACAGATGTGAGGAA is a genomic window of Oncorhynchus gorbuscha isolate QuinsamMale2020 ecotype Even-year linkage group LG12, OgorEven_v1.0, whole genome shotgun sequence containing:
- the LOC123990198 gene encoding trace amine-associated receptor 13c-like, whose translation is MDISSHQHLDPKFFCYPESNASCTREIFSEGVQIALYFFFVSGMLVTILGNGVVIISIAHIKQLHTPTNTLIMSLAVADLLLGVTVMPFSTMRAVEGCWYFGDAFCLLHSSFDMFLTSVSIFHLVLLAIDRYEAVCSPLRYSTKITIPIAWLMVFASWAVAALYSYGLLYSKANVRGLDEFIASIYCLGSCNLFLNALWGALDTLIAFFFPCSVMVGLYTKIFLVAKEHLRKIEDSQKNSNEGGRGVVSQRSERKAAKTLGIVVGVFIFCWLPFFVNSIVDPYTNFSTPPILFEVFIWLGYFNSTANPIIYALFYPWFRKCLNLIVTLKIFNRHSSYINVFATT
- the LOC123991598 gene encoding trace amine-associated receptor 13c-like is translated as MDISSHQHLDPKFFCYPESNASCTREIFSEGVQIALYFFFVSGMLVTILGNGVVIISIAHIKQLHTPTNTLIMSLAVADLLLGVTVMPFSTMRAVEGCWYFGDAFCLLHSSFDMFLTSVSIFHLVFIAIDRYEAVCSPLRYSTKITIPIAWLMVFASWAVAALYSYGLLYSKANVRGLDEFIASIYCLGSCNLFLNALWGALDTLIAFFFPCSVMVGLYTKIFLVAKEHLRKIEDSQKNSNEGGRGVVSQRSERKAAKTLGIVVGVFIFCWLPFFVNSIVDPYTNFSTPPILFEVFIWLGYFNSTANPIIYALFYPWFRKCLNLIVTLKIFNRHSSYINVFATT